One segment of Salvelinus fontinalis isolate EN_2023a chromosome 42, ASM2944872v1, whole genome shotgun sequence DNA contains the following:
- the LOC129841096 gene encoding scrapie-responsive protein 1-like, which produces MKALLIAAILLVGLLAMGSEAIPSNRWSCYKKVLKDRDCRNVGISNGVATMRPIDSLQNHFWEGNKCDMVCYCNFSELLCCPRDVFFGPKISFIIPCKTI; this is translated from the exons ATGAAGGCACTACTCATTGCTGCTATTCTCTTGGTTGGACTGTTGGCAATGGGCAGCGAGGCCATTCCATCAAACCGCTGGTCCTGCTACAAGAAAGTCTTGAAGGACAGGGACTGTCGCAATGTTGGCATCTCCAACGGAGTTGCGACCATGCGACCCATCGATTCCCTGCAGAACCATTTCTGGGAGGGGAACAAATGCGACATGGTGTGCTACTGTAACTTCAGTGAGCTCCTCTGCTGCCCAAG GGATGTCTTCTTTGGACCCAAAATCTCCTTTATAATTCCATGCAAaaccatctga